One Labrus mixtus chromosome 22, fLabMix1.1, whole genome shotgun sequence genomic window carries:
- the mkrn1 gene encoding probable E3 ubiquitin-protein ligase makorin-1, whose translation MAEAAVASTATPAVTGGWTKNVTCRYFMHGLCTEGENCRYSHDLTSSKPAAMMCKFFQKGNCVFGDRCRFEHCKPTNNEEPPTSQTLPLPSASLAGSSDPEHSGSTPGRGARDWVNAAEFVPGQPYCGRAEPVKAESSAPLIEELDGDAAQENKELKKQLCPYAAVGECRYGVNCAYLHGDVCDMCGLQVLHPTDNAQRSEHTKACIEAHEKDMEISFAIQRSKDMMCGVCMEVVFEKANLSERRFGILSNCSHCYCLKCIRKWRSAKQFESKIIKSCPECRITSNFVIPSEYWVEDKDDKQKLIQKYKDGMGTKSCRYFDEGRGTCPFGSNCFYKHAFPDGRLEEAQPQRRQTGSNSRTRSSRRTPLWDILDERESTDSFDNEDEEMVTFELSEMLLMLLAAGTDDEMTDSEDEWDLFHEELDDFYEIYL comes from the exons ATGGCGGAGGCAGCAGTAGCGTCTACGGCGACTCCAGCAGTAACAGGAGGTTGGACCAAAAACGTAACCTGCCG atATTTCATGCATGGTCTTTGCACAGAAGGAGAAAACTGTCGATACTCCCATGATCTGACCAGCAGCAAACCTGCAGCGATGATGTGCAAGTTCTTTCAGAAGGGAAACTGTGTGTTCGGGGACCGATGCAG GTTTGAACACTGTAAACCCACAAACAACGAGGAGCCTCCCACCTCGCAGACGCTGCCGCTGCCCTCCGCCTCGCTTGCCGGCTCGTCAGATCCAGAACACAGTGGGTCAACACCTGGTCGGGGGGCCAGAGACTGGGTCAACGCTGCGGAGTTTGTCCCAGGACAGCCCTACTGCGGACGAG CTGAGCCGGTGAAGGCTGAAAGCTCCGCCCCTCTCATCGAGGAGTTAGACGGCGACGCAGCGCAGGAGAACAAAGAGCTGAAAAAGCAGCTCTGCCCGTACGCCGCCGTCGGAGAGTGTCGCTACGGCGTCAACTGCGCCTATCTCCACGGCGACGTGTGCGACATGTGTGGCCTGCAGGTGCTCCACCCCACCGACAACGCCCAGCGCTCCGAGCACACAAAG GCGTGCATTGAGGCCCATGAGAAGGACATGGAGATCTCATTCGCCATCCAGCGCAGTAAAGACATGATGTGCGGCGTGTGCATGGAGGTGGTGTTTGAGAAGGCCAACCTGAGCGAGCGACGCTTCGGCATCCTCTCCAACTGCAGCCACTGCTACTGCCTGAAGTGCATCCGCAAGTGGAGGAGCGCCAAACAGTTTGAAAGCAAAATCATCAA GTCCTGCCCTGAGTGTCGAATCACGTCCAACTTTGTGATCCCGAGCGAGTACTGGGTGGAAGATAAAGACGACAAGCAGAAACTCATCCAGAAGTACAAGGACGGCATGGg GACTAAATCGTGTCGATACTTTGACGAAGGCCGTGGGACGTGCCCCTTCGGCTCAAACTGCTTCTACAAACACGCTTTTCCTGACGGCCGGCTGGAGGAGGCTCAACCTCAGAGACGACAGACGGGATCCAACAGCAGAACCAGG AGCTCGAGGCGAACTCCTCTGTGGGACATCCTGGACGAGCGGGAAAGCACCGACTCGTTCGACAACGAGGACGAGGAGATGGTGACGTTCGAGCTGAGCGAGATGCTGCTCATGCTGCTCGCCGCGGGGACAGACGACGAGATGACGGACTCAGAGGACGAGTGGGACTTGTTTCACGAGGAGCTGGACGATTTCTATGAGATTTACCTATAG